The following proteins come from a genomic window of Sphingosinicella flava:
- the phaR gene encoding polyhydroxyalkanoate synthesis repressor PhaR gives MPRTSNDDLIIIKKYANRRLYDTSSSSYITLDHLAAMVREKREFQVIDAKSGEDITRSVLTQIIMDEEARGSTMLPVNFLRQLIAMYGGSMQNMVPQYLEASLEAFQRNQSQFKDVVAGAFSGSPFAEMARRNMEMFEAAARGMQLQPQPTRPDDETKAELAELKAQLASLQAKIDKMS, from the coding sequence ATGCCTAGAACAAGCAACGACGATTTGATCATCATCAAAAAATACGCGAACCGGCGTCTCTACGATACCAGCAGCTCGTCCTATATCACGCTCGATCATCTCGCGGCGATGGTGCGGGAAAAGCGGGAGTTTCAGGTGATCGATGCCAAATCGGGCGAGGATATCACTCGCAGCGTGCTGACCCAGATCATCATGGACGAAGAAGCGCGGGGTTCGACCATGTTGCCAGTCAACTTCCTGCGTCAGCTCATCGCGATGTACGGCGGCTCCATGCAGAATATGGTGCCGCAATATCTCGAGGCGTCGCTGGAGGCCTTCCAGCGCAATCAAAGCCAGTTCAAGGACGTGGTGGCCGGTGCCTTTTCCGGCAGCCCATTTGCGGAGATGGCGCGCCGCAACATGGAGATGTTCGAAGCCGCTGCGCGGGGCATGCAGCTGCAGCCTCAACCGACCAGACCCGATGATGAGACGAAAGCCGAGTTGGCCGAACTGAAGGCGCAACTCGCTTCATTGCAGGCCAAGATCGACAAGATGAGTTGA
- a CDS encoding class I SAM-dependent methyltransferase: MRQSIVRGFAPLFLLAAGTAGAAIVQHEGHVAPVHEALAKAVAAPTRTPANLARDQYRHPAETLAFFGVKPSDTVVEIWPGGGWYTEILAPYVASGGGTLYTVASGRGLNGVNQMKQANPALYGAVKTADFPAMTAEAPRVPDDTADAVLTFRNVHNWQMGERPFAAEAFRQMFAMLKSGGTLGIVEHRLPESADSALERTSGYTKLSTVRRLAEEAGFRFVGTSEVNANPKDKADHPGGVWSLPPTLQGGETDRDKYLAIGESDRMTVKFVKP, encoded by the coding sequence ATGCGCCAATCCATTGTCCGGGGCTTTGCGCCCCTGTTTCTTCTTGCCGCCGGCACCGCGGGAGCCGCCATCGTCCAGCATGAAGGGCATGTCGCTCCGGTTCACGAGGCGCTGGCCAAGGCGGTCGCGGCGCCGACCCGCACGCCGGCCAATCTCGCGCGGGACCAATATCGCCACCCGGCCGAAACCCTTGCCTTTTTCGGCGTGAAGCCGTCGGACACGGTAGTGGAAATCTGGCCGGGCGGCGGCTGGTACACCGAAATCCTGGCACCTTATGTCGCGTCCGGCGGCGGCACGCTCTATACGGTCGCATCCGGCCGGGGCCTGAACGGCGTCAACCAGATGAAGCAGGCCAATCCGGCCCTTTACGGCGCGGTCAAGACGGCGGATTTTCCGGCCATGACCGCCGAGGCGCCGCGCGTTCCGGACGACACGGCGGACGCGGTGCTGACGTTCCGCAACGTTCACAACTGGCAGATGGGCGAGCGTCCGTTCGCCGCCGAAGCCTTTAGGCAGATGTTCGCCATGCTGAAATCCGGCGGCACGCTGGGCATCGTCGAACACCGCCTTCCGGAAAGCGCGGACAGCGCGCTCGAACGGACCAGCGGCTATACGAAGCTCTCGACAGTGCGCCGCTTGGCCGAGGAAGCGGGCTTCCGGTTCGTCGGGACATCGGAAGTGAACGCCAACCCGAAGGACAAGGCCGATCATCCGGGCGGCGTCTGGTCGCTGCCCCCCACTCTTCAGGGCGGCGAGACCGACCGCGACAAATATCTCGCGATCGGCGAAAGCGATCGCATGACGGTGAAATTCGTAAAGCCGTAA
- a CDS encoding CpaF family protein, whose translation MNAFGRRGGMNTAGARPSFGNASPMKGGAPVRPPEPAADPFPEAEAAAMPVADDAANAPQSDAMSRLADRVAASGEAGSSKVAGFEASVHKIKEQVLPRLLERVDPEAASMLSKDELAEEFRPIIGEVLAELKINLNRREQFALEKVLVDELLGLGPLEELLNDPEISDIMVNGPQQTFVEKKGKLQIAQIQFRDEEHLFQIAQRIVNKVGRRVDQTTPLADARLPDGSRVNVIVPPLSLRGTAISIRKFSEKPITLDMMKGYGSMSDKMATALKVAGASRFNIVISGGTGSGKTTMLNALSKMIDPGERVITIEDAAELRLQQPHWLPLETRPPNLEGQGAITIRDLVVNALRMRPDRIILGEIRGPECFDMLAAMNTGHDGSMCTLHSNSPREALARMENMVMMSDIKVPKEAISRQIADSVDLIVQVKRLRDGSRRTTNITEVIGMEGDVIVTQELFKFEYLDETPDGKIIGEYRAMGLRPYTLEKAKQFGFDQPFLEACL comes from the coding sequence ATGAATGCTTTTGGACGGCGTGGTGGAATGAATACGGCAGGGGCGCGCCCCTCCTTTGGCAATGCCAGCCCGATGAAGGGCGGCGCGCCGGTCCGGCCGCCCGAACCCGCCGCCGACCCATTTCCGGAAGCCGAAGCCGCTGCCATGCCGGTCGCCGACGACGCGGCGAATGCTCCCCAATCCGATGCTATGTCCCGCCTGGCGGATCGCGTCGCGGCCTCCGGCGAAGCTGGATCGTCAAAGGTCGCGGGCTTCGAAGCGTCGGTTCACAAGATCAAGGAACAGGTTCTTCCCCGCCTCCTCGAGCGCGTTGATCCCGAAGCGGCCTCGATGCTGTCGAAGGACGAGCTGGCCGAGGAATTCCGCCCGATCATCGGCGAGGTGCTGGCCGAGCTCAAGATCAACCTCAACCGCCGCGAACAATTTGCGCTGGAAAAGGTGCTGGTCGACGAGCTGCTCGGCCTCGGCCCCTTGGAAGAGTTGCTGAACGATCCCGAGATCAGCGACATCATGGTCAACGGCCCCCAGCAGACCTTCGTCGAAAAAAAGGGCAAGCTGCAGATCGCTCAGATCCAGTTTCGCGACGAAGAGCATCTGTTCCAGATCGCGCAACGCATCGTGAACAAGGTCGGCCGCCGTGTCGACCAGACGACGCCGCTCGCCGACGCCCGCCTCCCCGACGGCAGCCGCGTCAATGTGATCGTGCCGCCGCTTTCACTGCGCGGCACCGCCATCTCGATCCGTAAATTCTCCGAAAAGCCGATCACGCTCGACATGATGAAGGGCTATGGCTCGATGTCGGACAAGATGGCGACGGCCCTGAAGGTCGCGGGCGCGAGCCGCTTCAACATCGTCATTTCCGGCGGCACCGGCTCGGGCAAGACGACGATGCTCAATGCATTGTCGAAGATGATCGACCCGGGCGAGCGTGTCATCACCATCGAAGACGCGGCCGAACTCCGCCTGCAACAGCCCCACTGGCTGCCGCTCGAAACCCGCCCGCCGAATCTTGAGGGCCAAGGCGCGATCACCATCCGCGATCTCGTCGTCAACGCGCTGCGTATGCGTCCGGACCGCATCATCCTGGGCGAAATCCGCGGCCCCGAATGTTTCGACATGCTCGCGGCCATGAATACCGGCCACGACGGTTCCATGTGTACGCTCCACTCGAACAGCCCGCGCGAGGCGCTGGCGCGTATGGAAAACATGGTGATGATGTCGGACATCAAGGTGCCGAAGGAGGCGATCTCCCGCCAAATCGCGGATTCGGTCGATCTCATCGTTCAAGTGAAGCGCCTGCGCGATGGCTCTCGCCGGACCACCAACATCACTGAAGTGATCGGCATGGAAGGCGACGTGATCGTCACGCAGGAGCTGTTCAAGTTCGAATATCTGGACGAAACGCCGGACGGCAAGATTATCGGCGAATATCGCGCCATGGGCCTGCGCCCCTATACGCTCGAAAAGGCGAAGCAGTTCGGCTTCGACCAACCCTTCCTGGAGGCGTGTCTCTAA
- a CDS encoding ATP synthase F1 subunit epsilon — MADLHFELVTPEKLVRSDDVHMVVVPGTDGDFGVLAGHAPFMSTIRNGDLLIHRTAGGAPERIAIEGGFAEVNDKGLTVLAEKASIEG; from the coding sequence ATGGCTGACCTTCACTTCGAACTCGTCACTCCCGAAAAGCTCGTTCGTTCGGACGACGTGCACATGGTCGTCGTGCCTGGCACGGACGGCGATTTCGGCGTGCTGGCCGGCCACGCGCCCTTCATGTCGACCATCCGCAACGGCGACCTCCTGATCCACCGTACTGCAGGCGGCGCCCCCGAACGCATCGCCATCGAAGGCGGCTTCGCGGAAGTGAACGACAAGGGCCTCACCGTCCTCGCCGAAAAGGCCAGCATCGAGGGCTGA
- the atpD gene encoding F0F1 ATP synthase subunit beta, with protein sequence MATAAKQTTNNVGHISQVIGAVVDVTFDTGLPAILSALETTVDGNRLVLEVAQHLGENTVRTIAMDSTDGLTRGQTVTDTGSQIRVPVGPKTLGRIMNVVGEPIDERGPIGSDLSAPIHAEAPLFIDQSTETSILVTGIKVIDLLAPYAKGGKIGLFGGAGVGKTVLIQELINNIAKGHGGTSVFAGVGERTREGNDLYHEFLDAGVIAKDSDGNAISEGSKVALVYGQMNEPPGARARVALSGLTIAEYFRDQEGQDVLFFVDNIFRFTQAGAEVSALLGRIPSAVGYQPTLSTDMGQLQERITSTNKGSITSVQAVYVPADDLTDPAPATSFAHLDATTVLNRAIAELAIFPAVDPLDSNSRVLDPRVVGQEHYETARGVQAILQKYKALQDIIAILGMDELSEEDKLTVSRARKIQRFLSQPFHVAEVFTGIPGKFVALEDTIRSFKAVVDGEYDHLPEQAFYMVGGIDEAVEKAKKLAAEA encoded by the coding sequence ATGGCAACCGCCGCGAAGCAGACCACCAACAATGTCGGCCACATCAGCCAGGTCATCGGCGCCGTCGTCGACGTGACCTTCGACACCGGCCTCCCCGCCATCCTGTCGGCGCTCGAAACCACGGTCGACGGCAACCGCCTCGTCCTCGAAGTCGCGCAGCACCTCGGCGAGAACACCGTCCGCACCATCGCGATGGACTCGACGGACGGCCTCACCCGCGGTCAGACCGTGACCGACACCGGCTCGCAGATCCGCGTTCCCGTCGGCCCGAAGACGCTCGGCCGCATCATGAACGTCGTCGGCGAGCCGATCGACGAGCGCGGCCCGATCGGTTCGGACCTTTCGGCGCCCATCCACGCCGAAGCCCCACTCTTCATCGACCAGTCGACCGAAACGAGCATCCTCGTCACCGGCATCAAGGTCATCGACCTCCTCGCTCCCTATGCTAAGGGCGGCAAGATCGGGCTCTTTGGTGGCGCAGGCGTCGGAAAAACGGTGCTGATCCAGGAACTGATCAACAACATCGCGAAGGGCCATGGCGGCACCTCGGTGTTCGCGGGCGTCGGTGAACGCACCCGCGAAGGCAACGACCTTTATCACGAATTCCTCGACGCGGGCGTCATCGCCAAGGATTCGGACGGCAACGCCATTTCCGAAGGCTCCAAGGTCGCCCTCGTCTACGGCCAGATGAACGAGCCGCCGGGCGCCCGTGCGCGTGTCGCCCTCTCCGGCCTCACCATCGCGGAATATTTCCGCGACCAGGAAGGCCAGGACGTGCTCTTCTTCGTCGACAACATCTTCCGCTTCACCCAGGCGGGCGCGGAAGTGTCGGCGCTACTCGGTCGTATTCCGTCGGCCGTGGGCTACCAGCCGACCCTGTCGACCGACATGGGTCAGCTTCAGGAGCGCATCACTTCGACCAACAAAGGTTCGATCACCTCGGTGCAGGCCGTCTACGTTCCGGCCGACGACTTGACCGATCCGGCTCCGGCGACCTCCTTCGCCCACTTGGACGCGACGACCGTTTTGAACCGCGCGATCGCCGAGCTCGCCATCTTCCCGGCCGTCGACCCGCTGGATTCGAACAGCCGCGTTCTCGACCCGCGCGTCGTGGGCCAGGAGCATTACGAAACGGCTCGCGGCGTCCAGGCGATCCTGCAGAAGTACAAGGCGCTTCAGGACATCATCGCGATCCTCGGCATGGACGAGCTTTCCGAAGAAGATAAGCTCACCGTCAGCCGCGCCCGGAAGATCCAGCGCTTCCTGTCGCAGCCCTTCCACGTCGCCGAAGTCTTCACCGGGATTCCGGGTAAGTTCGTGGCGCTCGAAGACACGATCCGCAGCTTCAAGGCGGTCGTCGATGGCGAATATGATCACCTGCCGGAACAGGCCTTCTACATGGTCGGCGGCATCGACGAAGCCGTCGAAAAGGCCAAGAAGCTCGCCGCCGAGGCGTAA
- a CDS encoding F0F1 ATP synthase subunit gamma has translation MASLKALKGRISSVKSTQKITKAMKMVAAAKLRRAQAAAEAGRPYAERLQAVMASLASKVSVGPEGPKLLTGTGKVDTHLLIVCTSDRGLAGAFNSNIVRAARKKADELQRQGKTVYFYLVGRKGRAVIARLFPKQIVHQYDTSAIKYVSFADAQAIAEEVIERYNSGGFDVAHLFYARFQSALVQEPTEQQIIPVPMPETASVSSTSGADAVVEYEPGEEEILTDLLPRNIAVQIFRAMLENAASEQGSRMTAMDNATRNAGDMINRLSIQYNRTRQAAITTELVEIISGAEAL, from the coding sequence ATGGCCTCTCTCAAGGCACTCAAAGGGCGGATCAGCTCGGTCAAATCGACCCAGAAGATCACCAAGGCGATGAAGATGGTCGCTGCGGCGAAGCTGCGCCGCGCGCAAGCCGCTGCCGAGGCCGGTCGTCCCTATGCGGAACGCCTCCAGGCGGTGATGGCGAGTCTTGCTTCCAAGGTCAGCGTCGGTCCGGAAGGCCCGAAGCTCCTGACCGGCACGGGCAAGGTCGACACCCATCTCCTGATCGTCTGCACGTCGGACCGCGGCCTCGCGGGCGCGTTCAACTCGAACATCGTCCGCGCGGCGCGCAAAAAGGCCGACGAACTGCAACGTCAAGGCAAAACGGTCTATTTCTACCTCGTCGGCCGCAAGGGACGCGCGGTGATCGCCCGCCTCTTCCCGAAGCAGATCGTTCATCAGTACGACACGAGCGCGATCAAATACGTCTCCTTCGCGGACGCTCAAGCGATCGCAGAGGAAGTGATCGAGCGTTACAATAGCGGCGGCTTCGATGTCGCGCACCTCTTCTACGCCCGCTTCCAGTCGGCCCTCGTACAAGAGCCGACCGAACAGCAGATCATACCGGTGCCGATGCCTGAAACAGCATCAGTTTCATCAACTTCGGGTGCCGACGCCGTCGTCGAATATGAGCCGGGCGAAGAGGAAATCCTCACCGATCTCCTCCCCCGCAACATCGCCGTGCAGATTTTCCGCGCGATGCTCGAAAATGCCGCGTCCGAACAGGGCAGCCGCATGACCGCGATGGACAATGCGACGCGCAATGCGGGCGACATGATCAACCGCCTGTCGATCCAGTATAACCGGACCCGCCAGGCCGCGATCACCACCGAACTCGTCGAAATCATCTCCGGCGCCGAAGCGCTCTAA
- the atpA gene encoding F0F1 ATP synthase subunit alpha, whose translation MDIRAAEISKVIKDQIASFGTEAQVSEVGTVLSVGDGIARIHGLDNVQAGEMIEFANGTKGMALNLEADNVGAVIFGSDSEIKEGDTVKRTGTIVDVPVGRGLLGRVVDGLGNPIDGKGPIVAEKRMRVEVKAPGIIPRKSVHEPMQTGLKALDALVPVGRGQRELIIGDRQTGKTAVALDTFINQKAAHQGSDDSQKLFCIYVAVGQKRSTVAQIVRALEENGAMEYSIVVAATASEPAPLQFLAPYTGCTMGEYFRDNGMHAVIVYDDLSKQAVAYRQMSLLLRRPPGREAYPGDVFYLHSRLLERAAKMNDANGNGSLTALPIIETQAGDVSAYIPTNVISITDGQIFLETDLFYQGIRPAINVGLSVSRVGSAAQTKAMKKVAGSIKLELAQYREMAAFAQFGSDLDASTQKLLNRGARLTELLKQPQFNPMPMEEQVVSIFAGVNGFLDNVPVAAVTRFESAFISHMRSEHAGVLAAIRDSKALDDDTNAKLKSILTDFVKTFA comes from the coding sequence ATGGATATCCGCGCCGCAGAAATCTCCAAGGTCATCAAGGACCAGATCGCCAGCTTCGGCACCGAAGCGCAGGTTTCCGAAGTCGGAACCGTGCTGTCGGTCGGCGACGGCATCGCCCGCATCCACGGCCTCGACAATGTCCAGGCCGGCGAAATGATCGAATTCGCCAACGGCACCAAGGGCATGGCCCTGAACCTCGAAGCCGACAATGTCGGCGCCGTGATCTTCGGCTCGGACTCCGAGATCAAGGAAGGCGACACCGTAAAGCGCACCGGCACCATCGTCGACGTGCCCGTCGGCCGTGGCCTGCTCGGCCGCGTGGTCGACGGCCTCGGCAACCCGATCGACGGCAAGGGCCCGATCGTCGCCGAAAAGCGCATGCGCGTCGAAGTGAAGGCCCCCGGCATCATCCCGCGAAAGTCGGTGCATGAGCCGATGCAGACCGGCCTCAAGGCCCTCGACGCCCTCGTCCCCGTCGGACGCGGTCAGCGCGAGCTGATCATCGGCGACCGTCAGACCGGCAAGACCGCCGTCGCGCTCGACACGTTCATCAACCAGAAGGCCGCGCATCAGGGCAGCGACGACAGCCAGAAGCTCTTCTGCATCTACGTCGCCGTCGGCCAGAAGCGTTCGACCGTCGCGCAGATCGTCCGCGCGCTCGAAGAGAACGGCGCGATGGAATATTCGATCGTCGTCGCCGCCACCGCTTCGGAACCGGCTCCGCTCCAGTTCCTCGCGCCCTACACCGGCTGCACGATGGGCGAATATTTCCGCGACAACGGCATGCACGCCGTGATCGTCTATGACGACCTTTCGAAGCAGGCCGTCGCCTACCGCCAGATGTCGCTGCTGCTCCGCCGTCCACCGGGCCGCGAAGCCTATCCGGGCGACGTTTTCTATCTCCACAGCCGCCTTCTCGAGCGCGCCGCGAAGATGAACGACGCGAACGGCAACGGCTCGCTCACCGCGCTTCCGATCATCGAAACGCAGGCGGGCGACGTGTCGGCCTACATCCCGACCAACGTGATCTCGATCACCGACGGCCAGATCTTCCTCGAAACCGACCTTTTCTATCAGGGCATTCGCCCGGCGATTAACGTCGGTCTTTCGGTGAGCCGCGTCGGTTCGGCCGCGCAGACCAAGGCGATGAAGAAGGTCGCCGGTTCGATCAAGCTCGAGCTCGCCCAGTATCGCGAAATGGCCGCTTTCGCCCAGTTCGGCTCGGACCTCGACGCATCGACCCAGAAGCTCCTCAACCGCGGTGCGCGCCTGACGGAGCTGCTGAAGCAGCCGCAGTTCAATCCGATGCCGATGGAAGAGCAGGTCGTGTCGATCTTCGCCGGCGTGAACGGCTTCCTCGACAATGTGCCGGTTGCCGCCGTCACCCGCTTCGAGAGCGCCTTCATCAGCCACATGCGTTCGGAACATGCGGGCGTCCTCGCCGCGATCCGCGACAGCAAGGCGCTGGATGACGACACCAACGCGAAGTTGAAGTCGATCCTGACGGATTTCGTGAAGACGTTCGCATAA
- a CDS encoding F0F1 ATP synthase subunit delta: MENSGGIQASLAGRYATALFELARDEKKIEAVQTSLSALKAALAESAEFKALTVSPLVGRDEAVKAVAAVAASMKLDPMTGNLLGVLAQNRRLAQLGNVIRAFNQLAAAHRGETTAEVTSAHALTDDQVTALKQNLRARMGRDIAVDLNVDPSILGGLVVKIGSQMIDGSIKTKLNSLAHAMKG, encoded by the coding sequence GTGGAGAATTCCGGCGGCATTCAGGCAAGTCTCGCAGGGCGCTACGCAACGGCGCTGTTCGAGCTCGCCCGCGATGAAAAGAAGATTGAGGCGGTTCAGACCAGCCTGTCGGCCCTGAAGGCCGCGCTCGCCGAATCGGCCGAGTTCAAGGCGCTGACCGTCAGCCCCCTGGTCGGCCGCGACGAAGCCGTGAAGGCGGTAGCCGCCGTGGCTGCTTCGATGAAGCTCGATCCGATGACGGGCAATCTCCTCGGCGTCCTTGCCCAGAATCGCCGCCTGGCTCAGCTCGGCAACGTCATACGCGCGTTCAACCAGCTTGCCGCCGCCCATCGCGGCGAAACCACCGCCGAAGTCACTTCGGCCCACGCGCTGACCGACGATCAGGTGACAGCGCTGAAACAGAATCTCCGTGCCCGTATGGGCCGCGACATTGCCGTCGACTTGAATGTCGATCCGTCGATCCTCGGCGGGCTCGTCGTCAAGATCGGCAGCCAGATGATCGACGGTTCGATCAAGACGAAGCTCAACTCCCTCGCGCATGCGATGAAAGGCTGA
- the ada gene encoding bifunctional DNA-binding transcriptional regulator/O6-methylguanine-DNA methyltransferase Ada, with the protein MSTKPLTDDEAWSAVLSRDRRMDGRFVTGVLTTGIYCRPSCAARHPKRENVRFFANGPDAAATGLRPCLRCKPDEVGRDEAALALCYRMLAESEDALSLDGLAEATGYSPFHLHRIFKRATGITPAAYARALRAGRLKEALGGSASVTDAIYAAGYSGSSRFYAEAKERLGMNPSAWRNGGKGETIRWATAETALGTMFLAATDKGICRLSFDEDETALRARFPYAAIEEGGAAMAALAERAVAAVNAPEKPHDLPLDVRGTAFQEAVWRELSRIPPGETLSYAALAARAGNPKAVRAAGTACGANQIAILIPCHRAKRGDGTLGGYAYGLERKVKLLQKEKGQ; encoded by the coding sequence ATGTCCACGAAACCTCTCACCGACGACGAAGCCTGGAGCGCCGTCCTGTCCCGCGACCGCCGCATGGACGGGCGGTTTGTGACCGGCGTGCTTACTACCGGTATTTATTGCCGTCCCTCCTGCGCGGCGCGGCATCCCAAGCGGGAGAATGTGCGCTTCTTTGCAAACGGCCCCGATGCGGCTGCGACCGGCCTGCGTCCTTGCCTGCGCTGCAAGCCCGACGAGGTCGGCCGGGACGAAGCGGCGCTGGCGCTTTGCTATCGCATGCTGGCGGAATCGGAAGACGCGCTGTCGCTCGACGGCCTTGCCGAGGCGACCGGCTATTCGCCCTTTCACCTGCACCGCATCTTCAAGCGCGCGACGGGAATCACGCCCGCCGCTTATGCCCGTGCTCTGCGGGCCGGGCGGCTCAAGGAGGCGCTCGGTGGCAGCGCGAGCGTGACCGACGCGATCTATGCGGCGGGCTATTCGGGATCGTCGCGTTTCTATGCGGAAGCGAAGGAGAGGCTGGGGATGAATCCTTCGGCATGGCGGAATGGCGGAAAGGGCGAGACGATCCGCTGGGCCACGGCGGAAACGGCGCTCGGGACCATGTTCCTCGCCGCGACGGACAAAGGCATCTGCCGCCTGTCCTTCGATGAAGATGAAACCGCACTCCGCGCCCGCTTTCCCTATGCGGCAATCGAAGAGGGTGGGGCGGCGATGGCCGCTTTGGCGGAACGCGCCGTCGCGGCGGTGAACGCGCCGGAAAAGCCGCACGATTTGCCCCTCGACGTGCGCGGCACCGCCTTTCAGGAGGCGGTGTGGCGCGAGCTGTCCCGCATCCCGCCGGGCGAGACGCTAAGCTATGCGGCGCTTGCTGCACGGGCGGGCAATCCCAAGGCCGTGCGCGCGGCCGGAACCGCCTGTGGCGCCAATCAGATCGCCATTCTCATCCCCTGCCATCGCGCCAAGCGCGGCGACGGGACGCTTGGCGGTTATGCTTACGGACTGGAGCGCAAGGTGAAGCTGCTGCAAAAGGAGAAGGGACAATGA
- a CDS encoding DUF1203 domain-containing protein, protein MTGYRISGLPLADFQPLFGLDEAALKERGAIRMVADKKPGFPCRVTLRDAEPGETLILVNYEHQGAATPFRSRHAVFAREKANTETVFENEVPPLLYVRLLSVRAFNEEGMMVDADCIEGSELEPLIQRMFADPDIAYLHVHSAKPGCFVARIDRAAPEQ, encoded by the coding sequence ATGACGGGCTATCGGATCAGCGGTTTGCCGCTCGCCGATTTTCAGCCGCTTTTCGGCCTCGACGAGGCGGCACTGAAGGAGCGGGGCGCCATTCGTATGGTCGCTGACAAGAAGCCGGGATTTCCCTGCCGTGTTACCCTGCGGGACGCTGAACCGGGCGAGACGCTGATCCTCGTTAATTACGAGCATCAGGGCGCGGCGACGCCCTTCCGCTCCCGCCATGCCGTTTTTGCCCGCGAGAAGGCGAACACGGAAACTGTGTTCGAGAATGAGGTGCCGCCCTTGCTCTATGTCAGATTGCTGTCGGTGCGCGCTTTTAACGAAGAAGGCATGATGGTGGACGCCGATTGCATCGAAGGCTCTGAATTGGAGCCGCTGATCCAGCGCATGTTCGCCGATCCGGATATCGCCTATCTTCACGTCCATAGCGCCAAGCCTGGCTGTTTCGTGGCACGGATCGACCGGGCGGCTCCGGAACAATAG
- a CDS encoding DUF2171 domain-containing protein, with the protein MVGMHGVRDGLQVLGSDGGMIGRVDSIEENRLRLHSTAAPAGHYYIPAQWIERVDEHVHLNVTAATARERWEAAGDGPVSPGRNAGGTTGDRAGGHRNTFAWIVGAIFILVILVMTVRSCGYAVDESTNTERPLPSADSDATGTGATNGQ; encoded by the coding sequence ATGGTCGGGATGCACGGTGTCAGGGACGGGCTTCAGGTTCTGGGCTCCGACGGCGGGATGATCGGGCGGGTGGATTCCATCGAGGAGAACCGCCTGCGGCTGCATTCCACGGCCGCGCCTGCCGGTCATTATTATATCCCCGCCCAGTGGATCGAGCGCGTCGACGAGCATGTGCACCTGAACGTGACCGCCGCCACTGCGCGCGAGCGGTGGGAAGCGGCAGGGGATGGGCCCGTTTCCCCGGGCCGGAATGCGGGCGGCACAACAGGCGACCGGGCCGGGGGGCATCGCAACACCTTCGCCTGGATCGTTGGCGCGATCTTCATTCTCGTGATCCTCGTCATGACGGTGCGGAGCTGCGGTTATGCGGTGGATGAGAGCACGAACACCGAACGGCCGCTGCCGTCCGCCGACAGCGATGCGACGGGCACGGGCGCGACGAACGGGCAGTGA